From Blastochloris viridis, one genomic window encodes:
- a CDS encoding cation transporter translates to MCDACQDTRAPAEQAEVAAKGATAACGCHGNPVFDGVDPRYKRALWTVIAINGVMFVVEMAAGQAAGSQALQADALDFLGDTLTYGMSLAVIGMSLKVRATAALVKGASLSLMGLWVLGSTAYQLVVLGVPRAEVMGVVGLMALIANLASVLLLMRYKDGDANVRSVWLCSRNDAIGNVAVMVAAASVWGTTTAWPDLVVAAAMAGLFLSSSLQILRQAWREYRTGQDLGALSSHGHVHDDGHGHRHGHNHAHLH, encoded by the coding sequence ATGTGTGATGCTTGCCAAGACACCCGCGCCCCGGCCGAGCAGGCCGAAGTGGCGGCGAAGGGCGCGACCGCGGCCTGCGGCTGCCACGGCAACCCGGTGTTCGACGGGGTGGACCCGCGCTACAAGCGCGCGTTGTGGACGGTGATCGCGATCAACGGCGTCATGTTCGTCGTTGAGATGGCGGCGGGTCAGGCCGCCGGCTCCCAGGCGCTGCAGGCCGACGCGCTGGACTTTCTGGGTGACACCCTGACCTACGGCATGAGCCTCGCCGTAATCGGCATGTCGCTGAAGGTCCGGGCGACGGCGGCGCTCGTCAAGGGTGCCAGCCTGTCGCTGATGGGGCTGTGGGTGCTGGGCTCGACCGCCTATCAGCTTGTCGTGCTGGGGGTGCCGCGGGCGGAGGTGATGGGGGTGGTCGGCCTCATGGCGCTGATCGCCAATCTCGCCAGCGTGCTGCTCTTGATGCGCTACAAGGACGGCGACGCCAACGTGCGTTCGGTGTGGCTGTGCTCGCGCAACGACGCCATCGGCAATGTCGCGGTAATGGTGGCGGCGGCGAGCGTGTGGGGCACCACCACGGCGTGGCCGGACCTGGTGGTCGCGGCGGCGATGGCCGGCCTGTTCCTCAGTTCCTCGCTACAGATCCTGCGCCAGGCGTGGCGGGAATACCGCACCGGACAGGACCTCGGCGCGCTTTCCAGCCACGGCCATGTGCATGACGATGGGCATGGACATCGGCACGGGCACAACCACGCGCACCTCCACTGA
- a CDS encoding protein-S-isoprenylcysteine O-methyltransferase, producing the protein MQPRTLIGIVVPLALLTSYVLFADSGDWGTRAFVAGSLTMWVLRNLYVHTRNGPLVETRMDVTERLVLVAAALGVMVLPFATIFWPWPAEWVVPASPAAIIAGAIIYLIADLLFWRSHADLGRQWSPTLEIKQDHALITRGVYRWIRHPMYAAMWLMAIAQALLLPHWAGALSGLVGFGAVYVTRINREEAMMRDLFGPAWDDYARRTGRLLPRWRGSM; encoded by the coding sequence ATGCAGCCACGCACCCTCATCGGCATCGTCGTTCCCCTCGCCCTGCTCACCTCCTATGTTCTGTTCGCCGATAGCGGCGACTGGGGCACGCGGGCGTTCGTCGCCGGCAGCCTGACGATGTGGGTCTTGCGCAATCTCTACGTCCACACCCGCAACGGCCCGCTCGTCGAGACCCGCATGGACGTCACCGAAAGGCTCGTGCTCGTTGCCGCCGCCCTCGGCGTCATGGTGCTGCCGTTCGCGACGATCTTCTGGCCGTGGCCGGCCGAATGGGTGGTGCCCGCCAGCCCTGCCGCGATCATCGCCGGCGCCATCATTTACCTGATCGCCGATCTCCTGTTCTGGCGCTCGCACGCCGATCTCGGCCGGCAATGGTCGCCGACCCTCGAAATCAAGCAGGACCACGCGCTGATCACGCGCGGCGTCTATCGCTGGATCCGCCACCCGATGTACGCCGCGATGTGGCTGATGGCGATCGCGCAGGCGCTGCTGCTGCCGCACTGGGCCGGCGCGCTGTCCGGCCTCGTCGGCTTCGGCGCGGTCTATGTCACGCGCATCAACCGCGAAGAGGCGATGATGCGCGATCTGTTCGGCCCGGCCTGGGACGACTACGCCCGCCGCACCGGTCGGCTCCTGCCGCGCTGGCGCGGCTCGATGTGA
- a CDS encoding ABC transporter ATP-binding protein — MKLFLFIWAHLGAARGQFVFSLFATLLEGVAAAVPAAAVGLGLVRLAQGNATPLDLAPYAAAVVAAFGVRVLALRVAWGAGFRAGNTATETVRRRLVQHMRAIPLGALTRWTPARLATLVGEDGRWINECSTFTLHRIIAGSATGLVLFALAALFSPLVAAVVIGTLLAALAVHQPIARILARVLATRSRFIADLNHRIGEYGEGIAVFRMFLRKGEALAQFQEVVEGAFQLMRRNTPRLVAMQEANSLLLSLGVPLALVAAAASGAMASAPETMVALFLAIAAQTAWTSAVIKQSLIYRLGEQARCGMVAFFAEPVLTGSRSDFNAALDVAADKVSFAYGKDGRAAVEDVSFTAERGTITAIVGPSGAGKSTVLALLARFYDSASGTIRIGGVDIAEADPARLQALISVVDQNVHLFRDTLRANILLGDPSANAARLKAVVSAARLDELVAALPHGLNTRLGDGGRTLSGGERQRVAVARALLKNAPIVVLDEATSAMDPLSEKAIQDAVAALESGRTVIVVAHRLHTIAKADQILVMDRGRIIERGHHDGLAAQGGVYAGLWAAQQRASGWRLR, encoded by the coding sequence ATGAAGCTGTTTCTGTTCATCTGGGCGCACCTTGGCGCAGCGCGCGGCCAGTTCGTCTTCAGCCTGTTCGCCACGCTGCTGGAAGGCGTTGCGGCCGCGGTGCCGGCGGCAGCTGTCGGGCTCGGCTTGGTCCGCCTCGCCCAAGGCAACGCCACCCCGCTCGACCTGGCGCCCTACGCCGCCGCGGTGGTCGCCGCCTTCGGGGTGCGGGTACTGGCGCTGCGGGTGGCGTGGGGTGCCGGCTTCCGGGCCGGCAATACTGCCACCGAGACCGTGCGCCGACGGCTGGTTCAGCACATGCGCGCGATCCCGCTGGGCGCGCTGACGCGCTGGACGCCGGCCCGCCTTGCCACCCTGGTCGGCGAGGACGGCCGCTGGATCAACGAGTGCTCGACCTTCACGCTGCACCGCATCATCGCCGGATCGGCCACCGGGCTCGTGTTGTTCGCCCTGGCGGCGCTGTTCTCGCCGCTGGTGGCCGCGGTGGTGATCGGCACCCTCCTTGCAGCGCTCGCGGTACATCAGCCGATCGCCCGCATCCTCGCTCGGGTGCTGGCGACGCGCTCGCGCTTCATCGCCGATCTCAACCACCGCATCGGCGAATATGGCGAGGGCATCGCGGTGTTCCGCATGTTCCTGCGCAAGGGCGAGGCGCTGGCGCAATTCCAGGAGGTCGTCGAAGGCGCCTTTCAGCTTATGCGGCGCAACACGCCGCGCCTCGTCGCAATGCAGGAAGCCAACAGCCTCTTGTTGTCGCTCGGCGTCCCGCTCGCCTTGGTCGCGGCCGCGGCGAGCGGCGCCATGGCCTCGGCCCCCGAAACCATGGTGGCGCTGTTCCTCGCCATCGCCGCCCAGACCGCCTGGACCAGCGCGGTGATCAAGCAATCCCTGATCTACCGCCTCGGCGAGCAGGCCCGCTGCGGCATGGTCGCGTTCTTCGCCGAGCCGGTGCTGACTGGCAGCCGGAGCGACTTCAACGCCGCCCTCGACGTCGCCGCCGACAAGGTCTCGTTCGCCTACGGCAAGGACGGCCGGGCCGCGGTCGAGGACGTCAGCTTCACCGCCGAGCGCGGCACCATCACCGCGATCGTCGGGCCGAGCGGCGCCGGCAAGTCGACGGTGCTCGCGCTGTTGGCGCGGTTCTACGATTCGGCCAGCGGCACCATCCGCATCGGCGGCGTCGACATCGCCGAAGCCGACCCGGCCCGGCTGCAGGCGCTGATCTCGGTGGTGGACCAGAACGTCCATTTGTTCCGCGACACGCTGCGCGCCAACATCTTGCTCGGCGACCCCAGCGCCAATGCGGCCCGCCTCAAAGCCGTGGTGTCCGCGGCCCGCCTCGACGAGCTGGTGGCGGCGCTGCCGCACGGTCTTAACACCCGCCTCGGCGATGGCGGCCGCACCCTGTCGGGTGGCGAGCGCCAGCGTGTCGCCGTCGCCCGCGCCTTGCTGAAGAACGCCCCGATCGTCGTGCTCGACGAGGCGACCTCGGCGATGGACCCATTGTCCGAAAAGGCGATCCAGGACGCCGTCGCCGCGCTCGAGAGCGGCCGCACGGTGATCGTGGTGGCGCATCGGCTCCACACCATCGCGAAAGCCGACCAGATTCTGGTGATGGACCGCGGCCGCATCATTGAGCGCGGCCACCACGACGGCCTTGCGGCCCAGGGCGGCGTCTATGCCGGGCTGTGGGCAGCGCAGCAGCGCGCCAGCGGCTGGAGGCTGCGATGA
- a CDS encoding TonB-dependent receptor, translating to MRRSTILLASSLLCSTALTPAYAEPETQSENGIETETIEEITVTARKRTEKLRDIPFSVETISRTELEEKRIVDGTTALRDIAGAVKPSFGDRSNDFIIMRGVGAVLFPLSPDDSSVLTFIDGAPTSIAASNSAYFDLQRVEVLKGPQSTLFGRNTSGGAINLIPILPSETPEGYVGVEYGTDNHRLIEGALAGAIVPEKVAGRVAFRARGIDGFLSNTEGPELGDETSYVGRGSLLFTPNERTRWLISASGEKTDLSPIYYTLQGDGMEKLAGYSVADETLEFVNLNSKFEYAFDAFTFTAQTSYHKADTVSRYNALDTYLASAMSGLPTSMFADPDTNHIYWTRHESRATQEFRLTSNPGSSLSWIAGAVGYQDTANLIQSVSLWLYGPLMAGTDDYNQTTTGAAVFGEVTLPVWDKLKWTVGGRLTHESKDFDNLYTSDGTTMAIPSFAEQGTMSYGFWTGRTSLAYEWSPNLSSWASVARGYKGGGYGVFNRAAPFGVARDPYDPTSMIAYEIGSRGSFLDNRLNLSGALFYNDVSQEQITAFNTLTLESMALNVDVQNWGGELEGSYRLAEGWDVGFGAAYTQGELLNVTSVLAALVPGLVDGNKIPGVPEWTFKASLAHRTHVEKLGLDAQLGDAQAYWRLDYSFIGERFAEAGNLFLLEASHLLAARAGLEWEKREFYLFGSNLLNDETISFGQAYGLSAATGEQISGVSYVRGRTFGLGAKVRL from the coding sequence TTGCGCCGATCCACGATACTGCTGGCATCGTCTCTGCTCTGCTCAACTGCACTGACGCCGGCCTATGCCGAGCCGGAGACCCAGAGCGAGAACGGCATCGAGACCGAGACGATCGAGGAGATCACCGTCACTGCCCGCAAGCGGACCGAGAAGCTGCGTGACATTCCGTTCTCGGTCGAAACCATCAGCCGCACCGAGCTTGAAGAGAAGCGGATCGTCGACGGCACCACGGCGCTGCGCGACATCGCCGGCGCGGTGAAGCCCTCCTTCGGCGACCGCTCGAACGACTTCATCATCATGCGCGGCGTCGGCGCCGTGCTGTTTCCCTTGAGCCCCGACGACAGTTCGGTGCTGACCTTCATTGATGGCGCGCCGACCTCGATCGCCGCCTCGAACTCAGCCTATTTCGACCTGCAGCGGGTCGAGGTGCTGAAAGGACCGCAATCGACGCTGTTCGGCCGCAACACCTCGGGCGGCGCCATCAATCTGATTCCGATCCTGCCGAGCGAGACGCCCGAAGGCTATGTCGGGGTCGAGTACGGCACCGACAATCACCGCCTCATCGAGGGCGCGTTGGCCGGCGCCATCGTGCCGGAAAAGGTGGCCGGCCGCGTCGCCTTCCGCGCCCGCGGTATCGACGGCTTCCTCTCCAACACCGAAGGCCCCGAACTGGGCGACGAAACCTCCTATGTCGGGCGCGGCTCGCTGCTGTTCACCCCCAACGAGCGCACCCGCTGGCTGATCAGCGCCAGCGGCGAGAAGACGGACCTCTCGCCGATCTACTACACGCTGCAGGGCGATGGCATGGAGAAACTCGCCGGCTATTCGGTGGCCGATGAGACCCTCGAATTCGTCAATCTGAACTCAAAGTTCGAATACGCCTTCGACGCCTTCACCTTCACCGCCCAGACCTCCTACCACAAGGCCGATACCGTCTCGCGCTACAACGCGCTCGACACCTATCTCGCCAGCGCGATGTCGGGCCTGCCGACCTCGATGTTCGCCGATCCGGACACCAATCACATCTACTGGACCCGGCACGAGAGCCGCGCCACCCAGGAGTTCCGCCTCACCTCCAATCCCGGCTCCAGCCTCTCCTGGATCGCCGGCGCGGTCGGCTACCAGGACACCGCGAACCTGATCCAAAGCGTCAGCTTGTGGCTCTACGGCCCGCTCATGGCCGGCACCGACGACTACAACCAGACCACCACCGGCGCTGCGGTGTTCGGCGAGGTTACGCTCCCGGTGTGGGACAAGCTGAAATGGACGGTGGGCGGTCGCCTGACCCACGAAAGCAAGGACTTCGACAACCTCTACACCTCCGACGGCACCACGATGGCGATCCCGTCATTCGCCGAACAAGGCACGATGTCCTACGGCTTCTGGACCGGTCGCACCTCGCTCGCCTATGAGTGGTCGCCGAACCTGTCGAGCTGGGCCAGCGTGGCGCGCGGCTACAAGGGCGGCGGCTACGGCGTCTTTAACCGAGCCGCACCATTCGGCGTCGCCCGCGACCCGTACGATCCGACCTCGATGATCGCCTACGAGATCGGCAGCCGCGGCTCGTTCCTGGACAATCGCCTGAACCTGTCAGGCGCCCTGTTCTACAACGACGTCTCGCAGGAGCAGATCACCGCCTTCAACACCCTGACGCTTGAATCGATGGCGCTCAATGTCGACGTCCAGAACTGGGGCGGCGAGCTTGAGGGCAGCTATCGCCTCGCCGAGGGCTGGGACGTCGGCTTCGGCGCCGCCTACACCCAGGGTGAACTGCTCAACGTGACGTCGGTCCTCGCCGCTCTCGTGCCTGGACTTGTGGACGGCAACAAGATCCCCGGCGTGCCGGAGTGGACCTTCAAGGCCTCGCTCGCCCACCGCACCCACGTCGAGAAGCTCGGGCTCGACGCCCAGCTCGGCGACGCCCAGGCCTACTGGCGGCTGGATTACAGCTTCATCGGCGAGCGCTTCGCGGAGGCCGGCAATCTGTTTCTGCTCGAAGCCTCCCACCTATTGGCGGCGCGGGCCGGCCTGGAGTGGGAGAAGCGGGAATTCTATCTGTTCGGCAGCAATCTGCTGAACGACGAGACGATCTCATTCGGTCAGGCCTACGGCCTGTCCGCCGCCACCGGCGAGCAGATTTCCGGCGTGAGCTACGTCCGCGGCCGCACCTTCGGGCTCGGCGCCAAGGTGCGGCTGTGA
- a CDS encoding TonB family protein: MSVAASAAAAYPPLSRGRRAGLIALVTAVHASALIVLPSPEPAQAPPGEVEITFVVESPATEPADAVPDPLPPEPQPEPEPEPIPEPPPDQIVTPEPEPTIAPEPRPAPSHPKPEAEPVPRRTEPKRPSARPVAQPGEPSPTARPGRDPGYATRVRAILQARVDSLGLEVSGVVAVAFTVGPGGKLVSHRLVRASGNFAIDRAIRAVLASISFPPPPGGSFAGNVSIRIR; the protein is encoded by the coding sequence ATGAGCGTCGCCGCCAGCGCTGCCGCAGCCTATCCCCCGCTGAGCCGCGGACGGCGGGCGGGCCTCATCGCCCTGGTCACGGCTGTGCACGCATCGGCCTTGATCGTCCTGCCCAGTCCTGAGCCCGCGCAGGCCCCGCCCGGGGAAGTCGAGATCACGTTCGTCGTCGAATCGCCCGCCACCGAGCCCGCCGATGCCGTCCCCGATCCGCTGCCGCCGGAGCCCCAACCGGAACCCGAGCCGGAGCCCATCCCCGAGCCACCGCCGGACCAGATCGTCACGCCCGAGCCGGAGCCGACCATCGCCCCCGAGCCGCGCCCGGCTCCCTCGCACCCGAAACCGGAGGCCGAACCGGTGCCGCGCCGCACTGAGCCCAAGCGCCCCAGCGCGCGGCCGGTTGCGCAGCCGGGCGAACCCTCCCCCACCGCGCGGCCCGGCCGCGACCCCGGCTACGCCACGCGGGTGCGGGCCATTCTCCAGGCGCGAGTCGACAGCCTCGGCCTGGAGGTGTCCGGCGTCGTCGCTGTGGCGTTCACCGTCGGGCCGGGCGGAAAACTCGTCTCGCACCGGCTGGTGCGCGCGTCCGGCAACTTCGCCATCGACCGCGCCATTCGCGCCGTGCTCGCCAGCATCTCGTTTCCCCCGCCGCCCGGCGGAAGCTTCGCCGGCAACGTCTCCATCCGCATACGTTAG
- a CDS encoding MotA/TolQ/ExbB proton channel family protein encodes MHTVDMTPLGLFLSAGWVGRSVILALTAASIWCWVAMVEVWLGHRSLKSALKAAARGEVPALLTGVERAGVEAARLHIAAESVAERRTRIGEAMGREADIVMMRLERGLPALAMIASAAPFIGLFGTVWGIMSSFMGIAAAQDTSLAVVAPGIAEALAATAIGLAAAIPASLGYNRLAAVLGHAGQRLRHHVEHRAVQFGINAVPPIDGETR; translated from the coding sequence ATGCACACGGTGGACATGACGCCGCTGGGGCTGTTCCTGTCGGCCGGCTGGGTCGGCCGCAGCGTGATCCTGGCGCTGACCGCAGCCTCGATCTGGTGCTGGGTGGCGATGGTCGAGGTCTGGCTCGGCCATCGCAGCCTCAAGAGCGCGCTCAAAGCGGCCGCGCGCGGCGAGGTGCCCGCGCTCCTCACCGGCGTCGAGCGTGCCGGCGTCGAGGCCGCGCGCCTTCACATCGCCGCCGAGAGCGTCGCCGAGCGGCGCACCCGCATCGGCGAGGCGATGGGGCGCGAGGCGGACATCGTGATGATGCGGCTCGAACGCGGCCTGCCCGCTCTGGCGATGATCGCCTCCGCCGCGCCGTTCATCGGCCTGTTCGGCACGGTGTGGGGCATCATGTCGAGCTTCATGGGCATCGCCGCGGCGCAGGACACCAGCCTCGCCGTGGTGGCGCCGGGCATTGCCGAGGCGTTGGCGGCGACCGCCATTGGTCTCGCCGCGGCCATCCCCGCCTCGCTCGGCTACAACCGCCTCGCCGCCGTGCTCGGCCACGCCGGGCAGCGGCTCCGCCATCACGTCGAACACCGCGCCGTGCAGTTCGGCATCAATGCCGTTCCTCCCATTGACGGAGAGACGCGATGA
- a CDS encoding ExbD/TolR family protein translates to MSLGGFGGSRPGGHRPSAEINVTPLVDVMLVLLVVFMITAPLLAAGLKLDLPRASTAKPLDPKDPVVVSVDRDGRIAVDQGAVAREELAAAVLAKIADGERTVRVRGDRELAYGEVVGIVDVLVAAGIRRIALVTDPKAAQRPGQDARSGGVVEAPAPAASAAAP, encoded by the coding sequence ATGAGCCTCGGTGGATTCGGAGGGTCGCGGCCCGGCGGGCACCGGCCGTCGGCCGAGATCAACGTGACGCCGCTGGTCGACGTCATGCTGGTGCTGCTGGTGGTGTTCATGATCACCGCGCCGCTGCTGGCGGCGGGCCTGAAGCTCGATCTGCCGCGCGCCTCCACGGCAAAGCCGCTTGATCCGAAGGATCCGGTGGTGGTGTCGGTCGATCGCGACGGCCGCATCGCCGTCGACCAGGGCGCGGTCGCGCGCGAGGAACTGGCGGCAGCGGTGCTGGCGAAAATTGCCGACGGCGAGCGCACCGTGCGGGTGCGCGGCGACCGCGAACTCGCCTATGGCGAGGTCGTCGGCATCGTCGATGTTCTGGTGGCTGCCGGCATCCGCCGTATCGCGCTGGTCACCGACCCGAAGGCCGCACAACGCCCCGGCCAGGACGCGCGGAGCGGCGGCGTGGTCGAGGCGCCCGCCCCGGCGGCGAGCGCCGCCGCGCCGTGA
- a CDS encoding MFS transporter, which translates to MSSPPLAATAEPRSAGRATVQAVAASTYAAAMVAMFFIYTILPATLRQAGHPPEVVGMVFLAYLPYALRVAWAPLVERWAAGQASRHRAALRLFLIAAVLAMLALLAVDPATSVWPLLGLSTLVVTLLVTAMTASDAYLVAMVGAADRQRSAVQQGIAAAAGGTALGVAMLVLGDHGWRGIVVAVATLSFVVALPALMLPDRLGERLTATAGPQRAGLWTFFNSPVVRRRLAISVFVHGAFGLASGALPILQVDAGLSVGEIGLLSAVGANIVGLAASLLVGAGMVRFGAWRALAALCVASLVGFGTAAVAGSAIFDWSAVIALTFLVMGTSYAFFVVYRALTLIVCQGERAATQAAALACADSLISIVAATASGAAIAALGLNGLFAVVAALVSIGTVIAVVISAGPEVRALLRHPSLEQPQ; encoded by the coding sequence ATGAGCAGCCCGCCTCTCGCCGCAACCGCGGAGCCCCGCTCCGCCGGCCGGGCCACCGTTCAAGCGGTCGCCGCCTCGACCTACGCCGCCGCGATGGTCGCGATGTTCTTCATCTACACCATCCTGCCGGCGACGCTGCGCCAAGCCGGCCACCCGCCCGAGGTGGTCGGCATGGTCTTCCTTGCCTATCTGCCCTACGCGCTGCGGGTGGCATGGGCGCCGCTGGTCGAGCGCTGGGCGGCCGGGCAAGCCTCGCGCCACCGCGCGGCGCTGCGGCTGTTCCTCATCGCCGCTGTTCTGGCGATGCTGGCGCTGCTGGCGGTGGATCCGGCCACCTCGGTGTGGCCGCTGCTCGGCCTCAGCACGCTGGTGGTGACGCTGCTCGTCACCGCCATGACGGCGAGCGACGCCTATCTGGTCGCCATGGTGGGCGCCGCCGACCGGCAGCGTTCGGCGGTCCAGCAGGGCATCGCCGCGGCGGCCGGCGGCACCGCTCTCGGTGTCGCCATGCTCGTGCTCGGCGATCACGGCTGGCGCGGGATCGTCGTCGCCGTGGCGACACTATCCTTCGTGGTCGCGCTCCCCGCCCTGATGCTGCCGGACCGGCTGGGGGAGAGGCTCACGGCGACGGCAGGGCCACAGCGGGCGGGCCTGTGGACGTTCTTCAATAGCCCGGTGGTGCGGCGGCGGCTGGCGATCTCGGTGTTCGTGCACGGCGCCTTCGGTCTCGCCTCCGGCGCACTGCCGATCCTGCAGGTCGATGCCGGCCTCAGCGTTGGCGAGATCGGCCTTCTATCGGCGGTCGGCGCCAATATCGTCGGCCTTGCGGCGTCGCTGCTGGTCGGCGCCGGCATGGTCCGCTTCGGAGCCTGGCGAGCACTCGCCGCGCTCTGCGTCGCCTCCCTCGTCGGCTTCGGGACCGCAGCCGTAGCGGGCTCGGCGATCTTCGATTGGAGCGCCGTCATCGCCCTCACCTTCCTGGTGATGGGCACGTCCTACGCCTTCTTCGTCGTCTATCGCGCCCTCACCCTCATCGTGTGCCAAGGCGAGCGCGCCGCCACCCAGGCGGCCGCCCTCGCCTGCGCCGACTCGCTGATCTCGATCGTGGCGGCCACTGCGTCGGGCGCGGCGATCGCCGCGCTCGGCCTCAACGGGTTGTTCGCTGTCGTCGCCGCCCTCGTCTCGATCGGCACGGTGATCGCCGTGGTCATCTCGGCCGGACCCGAGGTCCGCGCCCTCCTTCGCCACCCTTCCCTGGAACAACCGCAATGA
- a CDS encoding ABC transporter ATP-binding protein, with the protein MTSGRGLLAGSALAGTLAALLALSPYLAAALAFAELTAPNPDSDRLLLIGLAAVAGVAARHAFFGLSTALSHLIAFRVQKELRLRLAAKLSWVPLGWFDDTAKGRVRSILLDDVEATEDGIAHLIPETSAALLAPALVLVALVVVDWRLTVLTLVPMVVGMWLLGRLLKSGEGPTRDYIEIQAKLAETTAEIADGLPTVRMFDQAEQATQRAFGMFALMTRFSNDWMRGAVVPGGLAQILLSSHLLVVAPAGLLMAAAGQISVTTLAVFLALALGLGDIFGAIQGISHRVMRQFQHLDNIETIFALPEMPEAETKGTIGPAAIDLDQVGFAYGARAVIDGISVRVEPGRSLALVGPSGSGKSTLVRLVARFLDVRSGAVRIGGVDVRDMSAEDLHARLAVVFQDVFLFAGTIADNIRLGRADASDADIAAAAKAARAHDFICALPNGYDTLVGERGHGLSGGERQRISIARAVLKNAPVLILDEATAFADPENEAEIQTAIAELARERTMIVIAHRLHTITHVDEILVLDQGRVAERGRHDDLVAAGGLYARMWAAQQAVRSYRHVSRGA; encoded by the coding sequence ATGACGAGCGGTCGCGGTCTCCTCGCTGGATCGGCCCTGGCGGGAACCCTGGCGGCGCTGCTCGCGCTGTCGCCCTACCTCGCCGCCGCGCTGGCCTTCGCCGAGCTGACGGCGCCGAACCCGGACAGCGACCGCCTGCTGCTGATCGGCCTTGCCGCCGTCGCCGGCGTTGCCGCGCGTCATGCGTTCTTCGGCCTGTCGACCGCGCTGTCCCATCTCATCGCCTTCCGGGTGCAGAAGGAGCTGCGACTGCGCCTCGCGGCCAAGCTGTCGTGGGTGCCGCTCGGCTGGTTCGACGACACTGCGAAGGGCCGCGTCCGCTCGATCCTGCTCGACGACGTCGAGGCCACCGAGGACGGCATCGCCCACCTCATCCCCGAGACCAGCGCCGCGCTGCTCGCGCCGGCGCTGGTGCTGGTCGCCCTCGTCGTGGTCGACTGGCGGCTGACGGTGCTGACGCTGGTGCCGATGGTGGTCGGCATGTGGCTGCTCGGCCGCCTGTTGAAATCGGGCGAAGGGCCGACCCGCGACTATATCGAAATCCAGGCCAAGCTCGCCGAGACCACCGCCGAGATCGCCGACGGCCTGCCGACGGTGCGCATGTTCGATCAGGCCGAGCAAGCGACGCAGCGCGCCTTTGGCATGTTCGCGCTGATGACGCGGTTCTCCAACGATTGGATGCGCGGCGCCGTGGTGCCCGGCGGCCTCGCGCAGATCCTGCTGTCGAGCCATCTGCTGGTGGTGGCGCCGGCGGGGCTGCTGATGGCGGCGGCCGGCCAGATCAGCGTCACGACGCTGGCGGTGTTCCTCGCGCTCGCGCTCGGCCTCGGCGACATTTTCGGCGCCATCCAGGGCATCAGCCACCGGGTGATGCGGCAGTTCCAGCATCTCGACAATATCGAGACGATTTTCGCCTTGCCCGAAATGCCGGAGGCCGAGACCAAGGGCACCATCGGCCCGGCGGCGATCGATCTCGATCAGGTCGGCTTCGCCTATGGCGCGCGCGCGGTCATCGACGGCATCTCGGTCCGGGTCGAGCCCGGCCGCAGCCTGGCACTGGTCGGCCCGAGCGGGTCGGGCAAGTCGACGCTGGTGCGGCTGGTCGCCCGCTTCCTCGACGTGCGCAGCGGCGCGGTGCGCATCGGCGGTGTCGACGTCCGCGACATGAGCGCGGAGGACCTTCACGCCCGCCTCGCCGTGGTGTTCCAGGACGTGTTCCTGTTCGCCGGCACCATCGCCGACAACATCCGACTCGGCCGCGCCGACGCCAGCGATGCCGACATCGCCGCCGCCGCCAAGGCCGCCCGCGCCCACGACTTCATCTGCGCTTTGCCGAACGGCTACGACACGCTGGTCGGGGAGCGCGGCCACGGCCTGTCCGGCGGCGAGCGCCAGCGCATCTCGATCGCCCGTGCCGTCCTCAAGAACGCGCCGGTCCTGATCCTGGACGAGGCCACCGCCTTCGCCGACCCCGAGAACGAGGCGGAGATCCAGACCGCGATCGCGGAGCTCGCCCGCGAGCGCACCATGATCGTCATCGCCCACCGCCTGCACACCATCACCCACGTCGACGAGATCCTGGTGCTCGACCAGGGGCGGGTTGCCGAGCGCGGCCGCCACGACGACCTCGTCGCCGCCGGCGGGCTCTACGCCCGCATGTGGGCGGCCCAGCAGGCGGTGCGCAGCTATCGCCACGTCAGCCGGGGGGCCTGA
- a CDS encoding MerR family transcriptional regulator has protein sequence MTSLSIGELSRQAGVKVPTIRFYEEIGLLPSPLRTASNRRVFDVDAVRRLRFIRHARELGFEVDAIRALLRLSDAPQASCAEADRIARHHLAEVEERIVRLTALRAELQRMVEDCGHGHVCDCRVIEVIADHRLCRHHEHDSPARRPRPASPPSPARPDRPRRGGRHGTAAAGDD, from the coding sequence ATGACATCGCTGTCGATCGGCGAACTGTCCCGCCAGGCTGGCGTGAAAGTGCCGACCATTCGGTTCTATGAGGAAATCGGGCTTCTGCCGTCGCCGTTGCGCACTGCGAGCAACCGGCGCGTCTTCGACGTCGACGCCGTGCGGCGGCTACGCTTCATCCGCCACGCCCGCGAACTGGGCTTCGAGGTCGACGCGATCCGCGCCTTGCTGCGCCTCAGCGACGCGCCACAAGCCTCGTGCGCCGAGGCCGACCGCATCGCCCGCCACCATCTCGCCGAGGTCGAGGAGCGCATCGTCCGCCTCACCGCGTTGCGCGCCGAACTCCAGCGCATGGTGGAGGACTGCGGCCATGGCCACGTTTGCGACTGCCGGGTGATCGAGGTGATCGCCGACCACCGGCTGTGCCGGCACCACGAGCACGACAGCCCGGCGCGGCGGCCGAGACCGGCGTCGCCGCCCTCGCCTGCCCGACCGGATCGGCCCCGGCGCGGCGGGCGGCACGGAACGGCCGCAGCCGGCGATGACTGA